A window of the Phaseolus vulgaris cultivar G19833 chromosome 5, P. vulgaris v2.0, whole genome shotgun sequence genome harbors these coding sequences:
- the LOC137834471 gene encoding uncharacterized protein produces MHVEKNVCDSLIGTLLNINGKTKDGLNARLDLIEMNIRGELAPIQMGKRTYLPPACYTMSKDEKISFCQCLKGVKVPQGHSSNVKSLVSMQDLKLIGLKSHDCHILIQQLLPVAIRGILPKNVRHTITRLCSFFSSICCKVIDPSKLDELQNEIVVILCELEMFFPPSFFDIMVHLVVHLVREVRLCGPVYLRWMYPVERYMKILKGYVKNHYRPEASMIERYIAEESIEFCSEYMTKANPIGVPANSWHHRRSTSKCLRGVNIVSKSRSEVLQAHLYILNNTDEVVPYIEAHKAIVKANNPRQAEKWVLMEHNRTFMPWFKDEVFKDSTASETLTWLAAGLKFDVISCTAYEVNNCIFYTKSLDEKSTVQNSGVTLEAESMQFSTSKDTNPVLGSMAYYGFIEEIWEIDYTKFSVPVFKCKWVDNKSGVKIDESGFTLVDFRKIGYRDEPFIMVQQASQVFYVKDPTSEHWYVVLHGKKQGEAIDDIEYGETRSFTPMITNKDDDVLDDVHATRKDHSEGIYI; encoded by the coding sequence atgcatgttgagaagaatgtgtgtgatagcttaattggtacacttcttaacattaacgggaagacgaaggatggtctaaatgctcgtttagatttgattgagatgaacatacgcggcgagttggcacccatacaaatgggtaagcgtacatatttgcccccagcctgttacacaatgtcaaaagatgaaaaaattagtttttgtcaatgtctaaagggtgtgaaagtgccacaaggacattcctcaaatgtgaagagtctagtgtcaatgcaagatttgaagttaattgggttgaagtctcatgattgtcacatcttgatacaacaattgttgccggtagctatccgtgggatcttaccaaaaaatgttagacacaccataacccgtttgtgctcattcttctcttccatctgttgtaaagtcattgatccctcaaaactagatgaacttcaaaatgaaattgttgttatcttgtgtgaattggaaatgttttttcctccgtctttttttgacatcatggttcatctagtggtgcatctggtaagagaggttagattgtgtggaccagtgtacttaagatggatgtatcctgttgagcggtatatgaaaattttgaaaggttatgtgaaaaatcattatcgtccagaggcttcaatgattgaaaggtacatagctgaagaaagtattgaattttgttcagagtacatgacaaaagcaaatccaataggtgttccagctaattcatggcaccacaggcgttctacaagtaaatgtttacgtggtgtgaatattgtaagcaaatctcgatcagaagtcttgcaagcacatttgtacatattgaataacacagatgaagttgtaccttacatagaagctcataaagccattgtgaaggcaaataacccaagacaagcagagaaatgggtcttgatggaacataatagaactttcatgccttggtttaaagatgaggtgttcaaggattcaacggcatcagagaccttgacttggttggctgctggattgaagtttgatgtcatttcatgtacagcgtacgaagtgaataattgtatattttacacgaagtccctggatgaaaagagtacagttcaaaattctggtgttactcttgaagccgagtcaatgcagttttcgacttcgaaagatacaaatccagtacttggatcaatggcatactatgggtttatagaagagatatgggagattgactacactaagttttccgttccagttttcaagtgtaaatgggttgataataaaagtggggttaaaattgatgaatcaggattcacactagtggactttcgaaagatagggtatcgagatgagccatttataatggttcaacaagcatctcaggttttctatgtgaaagatcctacgtcagaacattggtatgtcgttttacacgggaaaaaacaaggggaagccatagatgatattgaatatggcgaaactcgttcattcacaccaatgataactaataaagatgacgatgtacttgatgatgtacatgcaacccgtaaagaccacagtgaaggaatttacatataa